From the Daucus carota subsp. sativus chromosome 8, DH1 v3.0, whole genome shotgun sequence genome, one window contains:
- the LOC108197339 gene encoding probable isoaspartyl peptidase/L-asparaginase 3 isoform X2, which yields MGLVQVTMEVGAVGAMRFVKDGIRAAKLVMQHTQHTMLVGDQASAFAISMGLSGPSNLSSPESMDKWIKWKENDCQPNFRKNVLPSNSCGPYHLKDSMDFGKTCSANKFIQNCGSVTSHVGRHNHDTISMAVFDRMGHIAVGTSTNGASFKIPGRVGDGPIAGSSAYADSEVGACGATGDGDIMMRFLPCYQVVESMRLGMEPILAARDAISRIRRKFPDFIGAVFAVNKNGLHAGACHGWTFQYSVRSPQMKDVQVFTVVP from the exons ATGGG ACTCGTGCAGGTCACAATGGAGGTCGGAGCTGTTGGTGCAATGAGGTTTGTTAAAGATGGCATCAGAGCGGCAAAATTAGTGATGCAGCACACTCAACACACTATGCTTGTTGGAGATCAAGCCTCAGCCTTTGCGATTTCCATGGGTCTTTCTGGACCTTCCAACCTCAGTTCACCTGAGTCCATGGATAAATGGATAAAGTGGAAAGAAAATGACTGTCAGCCAAATTTCAGGAAAAATGTTCTACCCTCTAATAGTTGTGGCCCTTATCATCTTAAGGATTCTATGGACTTTGGTAAGACATGTTCAGCAAACAAGTTTATACAAAATTGCGGCTCAGTTACATCTCATGTTGGTAGGCATAACCATGACACAATATCCATGGCTGTTTTTGATAGA ATGGGACACATTGCAGTTGGTACTTCGACGAATGGAGCAAGCTTTAAAATTCCTGGAAG GGTTGGTGATGGACCTATTGCTGGATCTTCCGCATATGCTGATAGTGAGGTTGGAGCATGTGGTGCAACTGGTGATGGTGATATTATGATGCGCTTTCTTCCATG TTATCAAGTTGTAGAGAGCATGAGATTAGGAATGGAACCAATCCTTGCTGCCAGAGATGCAATATCACGAATCAGAAGAAAATTCCCAGATTTTATCGGAGCTGTTTTTGCGGTCAACAAGAACGGATTACATGCAGGGGCATGCCATGGATGGACATTCCAGTACTCAGTTAGAAGTCCCCAGATGAAAGATGTACAAGTCTTTACAGTTGTTCCATGA
- the LOC108197339 gene encoding probable isoaspartyl peptidase/L-asparaginase 3 isoform X1 → MDSQTQITPSLFILSLLLHSLSLAGGHEVENSSLYPLVVSTWPFLEAVRAAWTAADDGFSAVDAVVEGCAACEELRCDGTVGPGGSPDENGESTMDALIMNGVTMEVGAVGAMRFVKDGIRAAKLVMQHTQHTMLVGDQASAFAISMGLSGPSNLSSPESMDKWIKWKENDCQPNFRKNVLPSNSCGPYHLKDSMDFGKTCSANKFIQNCGSVTSHVGRHNHDTISMAVFDRMGHIAVGTSTNGASFKIPGRVGDGPIAGSSAYADSEVGACGATGDGDIMMRFLPCYQVVESMRLGMEPILAARDAISRIRRKFPDFIGAVFAVNKNGLHAGACHGWTFQYSVRSPQMKDVQVFTVVP, encoded by the exons ATGGATAGTCAAACACAGATCACTCCATCTCTCTTCATTCTCTCCTTGCTGCTTCACTCTCTCTCCCTG GCTGGTGGTCATGAGGTTGAGAATTCGAGCTTGTATCCTTTGGTTGTAAGCACCTGGCCTTTCTTGGAAGCTGTTAGAGCGGCATGGACAGCTGCTGATGACGGATTTTCTGCTGTAGATGCTGTCGTGGAGGGCTGTGCGGCTTGTGAGGAATTAAGATGTGACGGTACAG TTGGACCAGGCGGTAGTCCAGATGAAAATGGTGAATCTACAATGGATGCTTTGATCATGAATGGG GTCACAATGGAGGTCGGAGCTGTTGGTGCAATGAGGTTTGTTAAAGATGGCATCAGAGCGGCAAAATTAGTGATGCAGCACACTCAACACACTATGCTTGTTGGAGATCAAGCCTCAGCCTTTGCGATTTCCATGGGTCTTTCTGGACCTTCCAACCTCAGTTCACCTGAGTCCATGGATAAATGGATAAAGTGGAAAGAAAATGACTGTCAGCCAAATTTCAGGAAAAATGTTCTACCCTCTAATAGTTGTGGCCCTTATCATCTTAAGGATTCTATGGACTTTGGTAAGACATGTTCAGCAAACAAGTTTATACAAAATTGCGGCTCAGTTACATCTCATGTTGGTAGGCATAACCATGACACAATATCCATGGCTGTTTTTGATAGA ATGGGACACATTGCAGTTGGTACTTCGACGAATGGAGCAAGCTTTAAAATTCCTGGAAG GGTTGGTGATGGACCTATTGCTGGATCTTCCGCATATGCTGATAGTGAGGTTGGAGCATGTGGTGCAACTGGTGATGGTGATATTATGATGCGCTTTCTTCCATG TTATCAAGTTGTAGAGAGCATGAGATTAGGAATGGAACCAATCCTTGCTGCCAGAGATGCAATATCACGAATCAGAAGAAAATTCCCAGATTTTATCGGAGCTGTTTTTGCGGTCAACAAGAACGGATTACATGCAGGGGCATGCCATGGATGGACATTCCAGTACTCAGTTAGAAGTCCCCAGATGAAAGATGTACAAGTCTTTACAGTTGTTCCATGA